Genomic segment of Arachis hypogaea cultivar Tifrunner chromosome 16, arahy.Tifrunner.gnm2.J5K5, whole genome shotgun sequence:
attttagatctgaactttgtactctttgacagcatgagtctctgaactccattgttgtgggtgaggagctctgctgtgtttcgatgaattaatgcaactatttctgttttctattcaaacacgcttgtttctatctaagatgtttattcgcacttcaatatgatggatgtgataatccgtgacactcatcattatcctcaacctatgaacgcgtgcctgacaaccacctctgttctaccttcgattgaatgaatatctcctcttggattccctaatcagaatcttcgtggtataagctagaatccattggcagcattcttgagaatccagaaagtctaaaccttgtctgtggtattccgagtaggattcagggattgaatgactgtgatgagcttcaaactcacaaggactgggcgtagtgacagacgtaaaaggatcaatggatcctattccagcatgagtgggaaccgacagatgattagccgtgcggtgacagcgcacccggacctttttcactgagaggacagatggtagccattgacaacggtgatccaccaacacactgCTTGCCATGggaggaaccttgcatgcgtgaagaagaagacagggagaaagcagagattcagaagacaaagcatctccaaaactccaacatattctccattactgcaaaacaagtatttatttcatgctcttttattttttgcaattcaaactgataactataattgatatcctgactaaaagTTACAAGATAAcaatagattgcttcaaaccaacaatctccgtgggattcgacccttactcacgtaaggtattacttggacgacccagtgcaccacaaccctaaacacttgagcgaatagagtgcaaacgctaccggtgagggttcaattgctcaatcaCATGTTTTCACCAATGATCATCTTTTCATgaaagtttataaaaatatttaataactcaattcaattgtggattagacttgctagtcctaggcccttgtgcatatacgctccttggaaattgatttatttttactaagcaattgcattcatttagatagttgcatataggtagattgcgtttagttagaattcattgaataaatgttgatccctttgctttctcttagtttaagcatgaggacatgcttggtttaagtgtggggaggttgataaaccccctttgtagggtttatcttgtgcttgatttaggggattttataaccttttacccacatttattcaataaaatagcatagtttcatgactgtctcctaatttgtgcttaagagtgaaaacatgctttctgggtcttaaaatagctaaatttaattcaccttgattccattaggtgccttgatatgtttgtcaagtgatttcagatttaggatgCAAAGAttagatcaagggaatgaagaaaaagcatgtagaaatgaagaactcatgaagaaatgaatgaATCACAAAGCTGTcgagcctgacctcttcgtacttaatcgACAATAacgtgagctacagagatccaaatgaggcggttctagttgtgttggaaagctaacatccggggattcgaaatgatataagatttgttaTAGTTGAATCGCGTTTAGAGGCGCACACGTGCACTGTACACGTACGCGCCGATGGttgcacatgattcacttaatgcaactcatggccagcaattttagaagccttgtgggcccaatccaactcatttctgatgctatttaacccaagaatTAAAGAGGGATGGGGCATCTAGTTAGttagtgagttttattttagttttatcatgccttagttagtttctagagagagaggctctctcttctctctagaattaggattaggttagatctagattaggaattcttagatctaggttaatttcatgctttgatttacttttccttttgtaattcttcttcttctacctttcctctttctagttttgcatttaattcttgtaatttcttacttttatgttgatgcacttttgttcttctatttctctttaatgcaatttatgttttcatgttcctttattgttcatttgatttgttgttgtttaattccttgcaattgagtagtgtatatttactttccttgcaatttttactatgctttccttttatgccttccaagtgtttgataaaatgcttggttggattttagagtagaattttatgctcttggcttgggaaggtaaattaggaactcttgagttactaatgtccaagtgattgaggattgggagccattaacgctagatctcactaattgatttggtgtagaactaggacttatggacttagattgacatagctcatttgactttcctttattagttaaaggatgacttaatggggttgatccttgccaattctcatgttgtggttagtgattaggatagagatccttgaccatcaaatcttgccaagacctttttagttgttagtttattttcattgccatttacatttcttgtttcttatctgcCTTCAGATCGACCTGAACAACATATACGGATCCCCTCTACCCCTTTCTAATGAGAGGAAATTTACCATTTTCTACTCAAAAACCAGAGAACAAACCCTAAaatatacctcataaccaataacaaaacactctattgtaattcctagggagaatgacccgaggtttgaatacttcggtttataaatttaggagtttgttttagtgacaaacaatcttttgtatgaaaggattattgattggtttagaaaatatacttgcaacgagaatttatttggaAATTCTATACCATTAAGAATTCCGTTCATTAGCACGCAGCTGTGCGCACGGACAGATCAGAGAAAATAGGGCAGCGcacacgcacaagctgtgctggcGCTGCGACCAGAGGGCATATTAAGTCGTGTGCGGACGCAAAGGTCCGTGCGGCCGCACAAGTGGCAAAAAACACAGTtttgtgcgcacacacaggttggtgcgtacgcacagatgccctgtttcaGAAAATTCTTTTCTCTTTAAAACTAAGGTTCCTACCCTTAGCATGTCAACATACCAACCCCAAATCATTCATACAAGCACAATATCATGGTCCACAAGTAATTTAACTTATTCAACTCAAAATCATCAAACCAAACCTAAGCTACTCATTATATCACAAGAAAGCAAATAATTCAAAAGGCTATAAACAAGAGATAAAATtggaacaatgttaccatggtggggtgtctcccaccgagcactttggtttagagtcctaagttggacttgcatGGCTTCATTTGTCACTTGGGAACTTCACCAAGGAGGAAAATCTCCAACTCCTTGGCATTCTTGGGTTGAACGTGATAAAGCTTCACCCTATGACCATTAACTCTGAACTTAACTCCATTGGTAGGGTGAATCACTTCCACTACCCCATAAGGCTTGACATCTACCACTCTAAACGGCccgtcccatcttgatctcaatttTTTGGGCATCAATAGCAATCTTGAATTATACACAAGCACTTCATCACCTATCACGAAGTTCTTCCTCCTGATATTCTGGTCATGGAATGccttagctttttccttgtagAACTGAGCGTTCTCATACGCTTCCAATTGAAGCTTACGTTCCATTCCCGCCCCCTTTAAGTTCGGATTGCAATTCTTCACTGCCCAATAGGCTCTATGTTAGATTTCAACCGGAAGATGACAAGGCTTCCCAAAAATAAtacggaaggggctcatcccgatTGGGGTCTTGTAAGCAGTCCTATAGGCCCATAATGTATCTCCCAATCTAGAGCTCCAATCCTTCCTCTGGGGGTTAACCACTTTGTCTAAGATTCATTTGATCTCCCTGTTGGatacttctgcttgcccattggtttgggaGTGATAGGCTGTAGAAACTTTGTGAATGACCTCATACTTTTTCATTGATGCCTCAATCTttctgttacagaaatgggttccttggtcgctcacgattgctcgtggtgacccaaatctacaaataatgttatttttcaaaaataaagcaaCGGTACTAGCGTCATCGcaatgggtaggaattgcttccacccatttagagacgTAATCCACTGCTAACAATATGTACACAAacccattggaatttggaaatggccccatgaagtccatgccccaaacataaaaaatatcgCAAAAAATCATCGGTTGTTAGGACATCTCATCCTTTGTGAGGTATTTCCAGATTTCTAGCATTGATGACAAGATTTGCAAAATTGGTTGGTATCCCTAAatagagtaggccaccagaatccatagtCTAAAACCTTCCTCGTTGTTCGTTACGGGCCAAAATGaccccactctcagatgagtggcaaaaTTGAAGGATAGACTGGAACTCAGGTTCCGGCACACATTTTCTAATTACTTGATCTACTCCACGTCTCCACAGATGTGGatcatcccaaagataatacttaGCATCGCTTCTCAATTTATCTTTTTGATGCTTTGAAAATTGTGGAGGAAAAATGCGAGTGACCAAGTAATTAGCTATCGGGGCAAACCAAGGGGTGCTTTGGGATATTGCTTGCAAGGTATCTAAGGGAAATGAGTCATTGATAAGAGTGGGATCTGGAGTTAAATGTTCTAGCCGACTCAAATGGTCCGCCACCAGATTTTGGGATCTACttctatctttgatctccaagtcaaattcttgcaaaagtAATATCCACCTAATGAGCCTAGGCTTTGATTCCTTCTTCTTTAGCAAATATTTCAATGcggcatggtccgaatacaccacCACTTTAGAGCCTAGCAAATAAGGTTGAAACTTGTCTAGAGTAAAAATAATGGCAAAAAGCTCTTTTTCGGTGGTGGTGTAATTCGACTGAGCCGAATCCAAAGTTTTTGATGCATATGCTATAGTGTAGGGAGCGTTACCATCACGCTGAGCTAGCGCGGCTCCTACGGCGTGATTCGAGGCATCGCACATGATCTCAAAAAGTTGATTCCAATTTGGGCCTCGCACAATAGGAGTTGTGGTTAACGCTTCCTTCAACTTGTCAAAAGCCTctttgcaatcttcactgaaatGAAATTCCACATCCTTTTGTAGTAGGCGGGAGAAAGGTAAGGTGactttgctaaagtccttgatgaaccGACGATACAAGCCTGCCAAGCGATCCAACATTTAGTAAATGAACGGCAACAGGTAGTGGTCCTTCCGCGTTGCTTGATTCAGCCAGTGGTAATCGATGCACACTCGCCAAGTATTCTGGACTCAGGTGGCCATAAGCTCTCCACCCTCCGTCTTCGCCATTGTTACCCCGGACTTCTTCGGTACTACTTGGACcggacttacccattcactatcgGAAATGGGGTAAATGATGTCCGCTTCCAAGAGGCGAGTTACTTCCTTCTTGACTACATCAAGGATTGTGGGATTTAGCCGTCTTTGCAGTTGTCGAACCAGCTTAGCGCCTTCTTCCAAGAAAATCCTATAGAGGCACACTTGAGGACTTATTCCCACAATGTCACTTAGGCTCCATCCAATCGCCTTCTTATACTTCTAGATAACTTCAAGGAGTTGTTACTCCTCTTGATTGGAGAGATCAGTTGCTACTATCACCGGAAATTTATGTTCCTCATCAAGGAACGCATATTTAACatgaggtggtagtggcttcaaatCTTCCCTTGCTTCTTGGTGGGGTAACTTATCCTCTTGGTTGTGGAGACTTGGTGGGTCACTTTCATCTTCTTTATCCTCAAGGTCTCCTGCTTGTGAGCTCTCTTCATCGCTTAAACCTTTTTGAAGCTCATGGTGGCTATCTACCTCAAGTTCGTCCTCTCTCCCATCTTCAATGAAATTCTCGCCCCTATCAATAGATTTCTCCTTTGGAAGAGCAGGTTGAGGGTTTATCTCATTAAGCAGCTCACTTCCTTCCAGAGTTATAGCATCAATGCTAGATTTCGGGGTTGATGGGTGTGGCAAGGGTAGAGGAGCAAGGTTACTAGGGGTGGAATGAAAGGGTGCTAGATGTGACAAAGCCTCGGCAAGAGTTGTCATGCAATTCTCTTGCTTCCTTTGAAATTCCCTTTGCTCTTGGATGAGGGCTTGAAAGCTAGGCTCTCCATAAGGGAAGTTAATGGGGATGGGATGGTGATGGAAGCTAGGTTGTCCCAAGTGAGGCAGTAGGTAGATGGGTGGGGAGGAAATTGGTGGTGGAAAAGGTAAAGGAGCTTGAGGGTATGATGGTTGCATCTCATGTCGAGGGCATGGAGCATGAGCACATGGATGGGCAAAATGGTAGTGAGGATGTGTTCCACTAGGTGTGAGAGGTTGATAGACATTAAGATCGTAGGGCCCTCGCAACGGTCTTTGTTGCCAAGAGTTGATTGCTTGTGACCCTTCCTCGAATTGACATCCCATACCTTAAGGTGAACCAACGTCGGAATTGCTATCCCCTACAACATGATAACAACTAGACTCCAAGCCAAAATGGTGATAGTTCATGATGAATAGGAAAAATAGAACGCAATGATATCAACAAAAGCAATGAACAAATGAGTATATATGTTCTAATTATATCCACTCGTCTAGgactaaacaaacaaaaagtgtTAGTTGCTATCAATACTAAGATAGAGGCGCCTCCTACCAATTAGTGCCAAGTagcaaaccaaaaatcaaatatttagactattcacatatttacaacaaccaaattgtagcactcattgcacttaaagtgaactccccggcaacagcgccaaaaatttgataacGGCCAATTAGCATATAGGTTAGGAACACGATTATCCAAAATGGAATTAGtattgtaagtatagtcctaacccgaCAAGTTGGCCGTCAATCAAATTGGAAACTCACACGatgtgtcacaattcaaaactaatttaaaaccgagagtatttaacttCCGGGTCATCTCCCAATGAGTACTTTAGAACAATGAGTGTGCAAATCCAgttgtagtgatcaaggggttgtcaatgaagaaatgaacatataaagcaataaaagaacatgcaaaattttaatgattgaactaatgaagaaattaaagaaccgactatgtaatataaacaagtaaagtataaaagagattaacatagaagtgtatgaaagattgaaagcatcaaaaagagtcttggcttggagtgagctaagagtcctttccttgttggaaccataactatgacaattatgatggattaatctcacttgatcaaccctcacatcggaaagtaagttaaatgagcataagtgttctcaaCCCACAAATCCTGAATTGCTTGCTAATTACTTTAGCAACAAATTCgcattagtgggaacaagaacaattaacaatccaagaattgaaactaaattttggacattccaactctaggaacccaattgctcactttacccaagccaagaaccaaaaatttagcctaaaaccatgtttgacattttgtcaaacacttagtgGGCAAAAACTTTAAACATGGAGAAAATGATAAAaggcttgaaactaaaagcaacaattgatctcaatcaacaagaataacacaagaaagtatgaaataaacatcaaacatcaaattcatcaacaaaaaactgaaattgcaagagagaagcaaaattgaactataacttgaattagaagaaagagtagtaatgacaatgtaactataaagagtaataacaagagaatacttacaatgaggctagaaaaatccaagataaaaaatggaaatggcacttgaatgtaaaatcctaatataaaccctaatagagatgatgaaaaacttagagaaaaactaactaaaagcttcatactactactcctaaactatactaatgatatgctatgttatGTCCTTCATTTCCCCTCTAATATGAGCTagaagacttcagaaatgggctTCCAAAGCCCCCAAATTGCGAGTTAGGTGTCATTTAATGAAgtcttgtgcggacgcacaaatgCATGCGTCCGCACACCTTGCGAGAAATCcagtcttgtgcgtacgcacaagtagccgtgtgtacgcacactaggcgatgcttgaaTGGACGCACGATGCGCACGAAGCAATCCATGCACTCTGATTGGGcagctgtgtgtacgcacaagcagCCGTGCGCACGAACACATCTCTGaactcatctcctttgattcttcatgcttccttcACTTTctatgctcttcttccattttctccaacctattcctaccttatacacctggaatcactcacaaacaacatcaaggtatctaatggaaggcaaaaagaataaaatagattaaattaagcacaaaagagcatatcttcataatcaagcacaatttgggaggaaagttcaaaatcatgctattcaagggaataagtacaagtttatatgatgaaaatccattcaattctaaccaaaaatcatcatgaaatatggattcatcatggggaattgatgaatccatatttgatgataaattttggtttattttgagtggatttcatcatataaaatcacatttattcatctaaatagcatgcttttatgttttctctctaaattatgtCTAATTGTAAAAAGATGctatttttgtgcttaatttagtcaattttattccactttcattccattcgatgtcttgatatgtttgatgagtgatttcaggtgtaataggtaggaatggcttgatgagagtggaagagaagcatggaattgggagaaaatatgaagaaatcAATGAAGAAAAGCATTTCAGAGCGTGCCGATGCACAAGGGTCAAAATCAgcacctgtgcccacgcacagctctgtgcgtacgcacagaatggaaatcagcaagtgtgcccaTGTACAACTTCTGTGCATGTGCACAGGagaaaaatcagcaagtgtgcgtactgatgagcggatattttatacgctttttggggttaatttcatatagtttttagtatgttttagtgagtttttagtttgtttccattagtttttaggaaaaattcatatttctggacattactatgagttgtgtgtttttctgtaatttcagttatttttctagctgaaattgagggagctgagcaaaaatctgattcaggctgaaaaaggactgctgatgctgttggattctgacctccctacactcaaagtggattttctggagttacagaactcaaaatggcgcgcttccaattgcgttggaaagtagacatccagggatttccagcaatatataatagtccatactttgctcaaggatagatgacgtaaactggcgttcaacgccagttctctgcccaattctggcgtccagcgccagaaaaggattaaaagttggagttcaacgccagaaatggatccaaacctggcgttgaacgcccaaaacagccttatgcacgtgaattgtttaagtctcagccccagcacacaccaagtgggccccagaagtggatctctgcaccatctgtcatagtctactcactttttgtaaacctaggctactagtttagtatttaaacaacatttagaaacttattttgcatctcatgacattttagatctaaactttgtactctttgacggcatgagtctctaaactccattgttgggggtgaggagtgatgacatgtcaccatgtcatatttttttatgctttttcatttgttttcaataggttttatgcactttcttgagccataagcaagccaattgggtagattttcatgcttcctttgatttaatcaaccatgtatgaattcatgctatttcatgaggttttatgctataattgtcacatattatgaaagaatgaatatctcatgattttgagcatagctttgatgtgtttggttgattaatgataggtgaagaaagcttggagaaaggttgaagcaaggaggaatggctaggaggaagagaggacaaaaagtttgagcaaaagtttgcctcaaactttagctcaaacttttggattaattgaaaatgaaccaggaagcaaaaagctggaccaaaagttagcctcaaacttttgcacaaacttttgggtgaaaagttagccccaacgttagcccctaacttttgggctaacgttggcacatgaaagttactccctgggcaccaaaaatttgtgccaacgttagctcctaactttgtggctaacgttggcatgagaaaaacaccccctggccaccaaaagtttgcgccaacgttagcctctaacttttgggctaacgttggcacatgaacaatacaaagggggagaaaaagtttgcgccaacgttagcctctaactttttggctaacgttggcgccatgagtgtgcaaggggtatacttccaacaagaataacttgagctacagagctccaaatgaggtgattcaaaaagcaatggaaagtaggaatcgagagctttccaagcatatatggcactgcatggtggacactaaaattgagggaaaaaactgccccgcaatgagcataaacgaacatggtggcaacctgcagtgaggccaactgacctctgcaccttcaacggagtataactcgagctgtagagctccaaatgatgtgctcccaacggcattggaaaatagacatccagggctttccaacaatgtataatagtatggggtgaacaatatgtttgagcctccagaactggcgttttcgaccacgtttgaggcaaacgtcgcctcaaacgctgcacaccaaagccagcaaccttgtcctcttcaaatgagcataacttgagttgtaaatattcaattgaggtgattccaattgggttagaaagctgacattcagagctttccaaccatatataatagtctatagttagcatgaaattggcaacgttgacaagaggacaaagtagcaccccatacatgcacacaagggggccaacgttggagcaaaagtttgacccctaacttttgccccaacgttggtatcagcaaaacaagggtgctgatgtgaaaagttggagcaaaagttagaccctaacttttactccaacttttactcaagctttcatgattccaacctggttcaattcggttctctctccatctccaagagcaatcaaccaaggcctctatcaacccaattccatcaagagcaagggcccattatcatcactcaaaggcacaagagatagttagaatagaaatttcattttaattgtaatttgttttgaatttcattttgtaaaaatgcctgtataaggcatcattctcattttagaaagAGGCCCGAATAGAGAGAAGgggggcgagctccactagggagcattaggaatacagagctctctctctgagtttcattttctgttttaaatcttgaattgagattggaaggaattctgttttcattctctatttgcaacttctctttacttcttctgcaatctttttttaattctctgcaacttttctcttgttgaatcaaggaaggatccactcctgagatcttcaacatccttttaaatttctgcaaattaAGCACAGTCACTTTGC
This window contains:
- the LOC112757009 gene encoding uncharacterized protein: MERKLQLEAYENAQFYKEKAKAFHDQNIRRKNFVIGDEVLVYNSRLLLMPKKLRSRWDGPFRVVDVKPYGVVEVIHPTNGVKFRVNGHRVKLYHVQPKNAKELEIFLLGEVPK